A single region of the Silene latifolia isolate original U9 population chromosome 8, ASM4854445v1, whole genome shotgun sequence genome encodes:
- the LOC141596630 gene encoding uncharacterized protein LOC141596630 encodes MILTFLRFGTNSGDVLWGHHRDTMREIKRARGGHADLEGKDGAYVSGGDMGDWEDEKGVCLMKWKLQTILRLRRLLVKKVTKTHLTKLLLLSRTGVQYHLAGLRNLIRGMPSREFYLAEFVLPTIVSAYFSWVSINDL; translated from the exons ATGATTCTCACTTTTTTAAGGTTTGGAACCAATAGTGGTGATGTGCTGTGGGGACATCACCGGGACACAATGAGGGAG ATTAAAAGAGCAAGGGGAGGACATGCAGACCTAGAAGGCAAGGATGGTGCCTATGTCAGTGGTGGTGATATGGGAGATTGGGAGGATGA AAAAGGGGTATGCTTGATGAAGTGGAAGCTCCAAACGATTTTGAGATTGAGGAGATTGTTAGTCAAGAAGGTAACAAAGACGCACCTTACCAAGTTACTTTTGCTGTCCAGAACTGGGGTTCAATACCACTTAGCTGGTCTCAGAAACCTTATTCGTGGAATGCCAAGCCGGGAATTTTAT CTAGCCGAGTTTGTATTGCCAACTATCGTGAGTGCATATTTTTCTTGGGTGTCAATCAACGACCTCTGA